GCCTCGCCCTCCGTGCCGCCCTGCTCGCGCCGCTGGTCGCCCTGGCGCCGCCGGCAACGGCAGGTGTCGGTGACCTGCTGGTCGCGCCGACCCGGATCATTCTCAACAATGGTCGCGGGACCGAGATCATCCTCAATAACATCGGCGACGAGACCGCCACCTACCGCATCAGCGTCGAGGTCAAGCGGATGCGGAGCGACGGCACCTTCGAGGATGTCGCCACGCCGGACGCCCGCGAAGTGACTGCGCGCGACATGATCGTCTATGCCCCGCGCCGCGTCGTGCTTCCGCCGCGCCAGCCGCAGACCATCCGCATCGCCGCGCGAGCGCCGGCCGGCCTGGCCGACGGCGAATATCGCGTCCACCTGCTGTTCCGCGCTGTTCCAGCGGCCCAGCCGCCGGTCCAGACCCCGGCCGACTTCAAGGGCATCGGCTTCGCCCTGACCCCGGTCTACGGCGTCACCATCCCCGTCATCGTTCGTCTCGGCAATCTGTCGGCAAAGGCCGGCATCGCCAATGTCGGAAAGGTCATGCTCGAGGGCCATCCGGCGATCGCGCTGGAACTGACCCGCGCCGGATCGCGCTCCACCTTTGGTGAAGTGCGGGTGCTGAAGGCCGGTCTCAAGGAGCCGCTCGCCATCCAGCGCGGGGTTGCCGTCTATACCGAGATCGACCGCCGTACCGTG
Above is a window of Sphingomonas glaciei DNA encoding:
- a CDS encoding fimbrial biogenesis chaperone, which translates into the protein MSITARLALRAALLAPLVALAPPATAGVGDLLVAPTRIILNNGRGTEIILNNIGDETATYRISVEVKRMRSDGTFEDVATPDAREVTARDMIVYAPRRVVLPPRQPQTIRIAARAPAGLADGEYRVHLLFRAVPAAQPPVQTPADFKGIGFALTPVYGVTIPVIVRLGNLSAKAGIANVGKVMLEGHPAIALELTRAGSRSTFGEVRVLKAGLKEPLAIQRGVAVYTEIDRRTVTVPLSAELVAQANGPVTVQYLESVDGVSTMLAETSAVLR